The following coding sequences lie in one Polluticoccus soli genomic window:
- a CDS encoding T9SS type A sorting domain-containing protein, whose product MRKLFSYLNLLALLVFSSQTLKAQMPSTAAGYAFTTYNAAYNQLSGGTTIAISSDDKTVSGIPIGFTFPFTTGNYTTVSVSSNGWLSFNTTTSSGLTNSATDANTFGPMVAPLWDDLSGSPSGVASYQTSGAAPNRVFTVEWRSWRWNYGSGNNVIAFQVRLFETGRIEITYNQGPDAPNSPSATIGIAKSGSDYQTLNAPTASPTSSSSTFTTTISTKPPTGQVYIWDRPCNAPGSLSAANITNSGANISWGAIPASLGYEYIISTSATPPAYTASGANTTTSANVNLSGLASGTTYYIYVRNKCSTNFSAWTALSFSTLGCFNPSMLLIKYVSDTSASMLWSPMVSSDYYQYALTFDKTFPPAGIVNTTNINQTFNGLTPNSKYYFFLRSRCFGTDSSGWRVDSFVTLINCYPPVVKVNALGTNEPYAYWDPVPTAFAYEYAVTTSQTPPAFGSPLYTTFVGLTLPADGNNYYLHVRTQCNTMSTRSGWSTTTLREGITNVPVVSGKEIKVYPNPVKDVLFVDGLDHGQYRIMDVAGREITSGNIEQRKATISTASLPAGVYMLQVEANGARHTQRFTKE is encoded by the coding sequence CAACAATAGCTATTAGCTCTGATGACAAAACAGTTTCTGGTATCCCGATCGGTTTTACGTTCCCTTTTACAACGGGCAACTACACGACGGTAAGCGTTAGCTCTAATGGCTGGTTATCTTTCAACACCACAACCAGTTCGGGCCTGACCAACAGTGCTACCGATGCGAATACTTTTGGTCCAATGGTAGCGCCGTTGTGGGATGATCTCAGTGGTTCTCCCAGTGGTGTCGCTTCTTATCAAACAAGTGGTGCGGCGCCCAATCGTGTTTTTACTGTTGAATGGCGTAGCTGGCGCTGGAACTATGGTAGTGGCAACAACGTTATCGCCTTCCAGGTAAGGCTATTTGAAACAGGCCGTATCGAGATCACTTACAACCAGGGACCGGATGCTCCCAATAGTCCTTCGGCTACTATCGGTATTGCCAAGTCTGGTTCAGACTATCAGACTTTGAATGCGCCTACTGCATCACCTACGTCCTCTTCTTCAACGTTTACAACAACCATAAGCACGAAACCGCCAACCGGGCAGGTGTATATCTGGGACCGTCCATGCAATGCTCCCGGCAGCCTTTCTGCAGCGAATATTACCAACAGCGGTGCAAACATAAGCTGGGGTGCAATACCAGCTTCGCTGGGTTATGAATACATAATATCGACATCGGCTACACCACCGGCTTATACTGCATCTGGCGCAAATACTACTACTAGTGCAAATGTCAACCTTAGTGGCCTTGCCAGTGGTACAACTTACTACATCTACGTACGTAACAAGTGCAGCACCAATTTTTCTGCCTGGACGGCTTTGTCATTCAGTACGCTTGGATGCTTTAATCCCTCGATGTTGTTGATAAAGTATGTAAGCGATACATCGGCCAGTATGTTGTGGAGTCCTATGGTGTCTTCAGATTATTATCAATACGCATTGACCTTCGACAAAACGTTTCCACCTGCGGGCATTGTTAATACTACCAACATCAATCAAACCTTTAATGGACTAACTCCTAATTCAAAATACTATTTCTTCCTGCGTTCACGGTGCTTTGGTACTGATAGCTCGGGATGGAGAGTGGATTCTTTCGTGACGCTGATCAATTGTTATCCGCCTGTTGTAAAGGTGAACGCCCTGGGTACTAATGAACCGTATGCTTACTGGGATCCTGTACCAACGGCGTTTGCATACGAGTACGCGGTCACCACAAGCCAAACACCGCCTGCTTTTGGTAGCCCGCTGTATACCACCTTTGTGGGTCTGACCTTGCCAGCCGACGGTAATAATTATTACCTGCATGTACGCACTCAGTGCAATACGATGTCCACGCGTTCAGGATGGTCTACGACCACGTTGCGCGAGGGCATCACGAATGTTCCGGTTGTGTCTGGTAAAGAGATCAAAGTTTATCCAAACCCTGTGAAGGACGTGCTGTTTGTAGACGGCCTGGATCATGGACAGTATAGGATCATGGACGTTGCCGGCCGCGAAATTACTTCAGGTAATATCGAGCAACGTAAGGCGACAATTTCTACTGCTAGCCTGCCTGCCGGTGTATATATGCTGCAGGTTGAAGCTAATGGAGCACGTCACACGCAACGGTTCACAAAAGAGTAA
- a CDS encoding fibronectin type III domain-containing protein — MKHIYVLMAIILGWATSGWSQTMIPLPVHSSVYSGSVRGYWFVAPTNFTIVGLRVSPDAGSGDQYIHLMKINDPTPVVYSASSSNFTTLAYISAATNGVIQPVNINVTNGDIIGVLGHVGTGTANSYSASATPFAATIGAFNISLNRLLYQGSLTGGPAPNYSTEGNGTPISRVEIYYQIGPPCPVPTALNASAITSKTATVSWTAVAGSVGYEYAVTTSATPPMTGLTTTTLTSVNLTALTPSTTYYLHVRNKCTGNGISQWVTYSFMTLPPCQPPIGFKVSNLSPTSGTINWNVWASALSYDYLIDLSRNDPTSTTGITNTLTTSANSGVLLENTWYYVHIRSKCAAGEISNWSLDSFLTPIPCRAPIVKIDHINTDEAVAYWDPVPTALNYEYAVTTSPTPPILGTKYLYTTLHTAALNDGKDYYVHVRSQCNSLGVAGTSDWGTASFKTFPVSVGTAGNKDFNVALSPNPARTQVTVTVNGSMGNNSLEITDISGKVLIEMKNVSNAVVVNTSSLAPGVYLLKYKDSIHSQVSQLVKE, encoded by the coding sequence ATGAAACACATTTACGTTTTGATGGCGATCATTCTTGGCTGGGCAACTTCAGGATGGTCGCAAACTATGATCCCTTTGCCCGTACACAGCTCTGTTTACTCTGGCTCGGTTCGTGGCTACTGGTTTGTAGCGCCTACCAATTTCACCATTGTCGGTCTTCGCGTATCTCCTGATGCTGGTTCAGGTGACCAGTACATTCATCTTATGAAGATCAATGACCCAACGCCTGTGGTGTACTCTGCCTCCTCAAGTAACTTTACTACGTTGGCTTATATTTCCGCAGCAACTAATGGCGTTATTCAGCCGGTCAATATCAATGTGACCAATGGTGATATCATCGGTGTTCTGGGCCACGTTGGTACAGGTACTGCTAATTCTTACAGTGCTTCTGCAACGCCGTTTGCCGCAACCATCGGTGCGTTCAACATTAGCCTGAATCGCTTGTTGTATCAAGGCAGCCTCACCGGTGGCCCTGCACCCAACTATTCTACCGAAGGCAATGGTACGCCTATCAGTCGCGTAGAGATCTATTACCAGATAGGTCCTCCATGCCCGGTGCCAACGGCATTGAATGCAAGCGCTATTACTTCAAAAACGGCTACTGTTAGCTGGACTGCTGTTGCAGGTTCGGTAGGTTACGAATACGCAGTAACAACATCGGCTACTCCTCCGATGACTGGTCTTACTACCACCACACTTACATCAGTAAACCTTACTGCACTTACTCCTTCAACTACTTATTACCTGCATGTGCGCAACAAATGCACTGGCAACGGTATATCGCAGTGGGTGACCTATAGTTTTATGACGCTGCCACCATGCCAGCCGCCTATTGGTTTTAAAGTAAGCAACCTTTCACCTACATCGGGAACTATTAACTGGAATGTCTGGGCTTCAGCTTTAAGCTATGATTACCTGATCGATCTGTCGCGCAATGATCCAACGTCAACTACAGGTATTACGAATACCTTGACCACAAGCGCTAATTCGGGTGTGCTTTTAGAAAACACCTGGTATTATGTACATATCCGCTCCAAATGTGCTGCAGGCGAAATATCTAACTGGTCGCTCGATTCGTTCCTGACGCCGATACCATGCCGCGCACCTATTGTTAAGATAGATCACATCAATACCGACGAAGCTGTAGCTTACTGGGATCCGGTACCTACTGCGCTGAACTATGAATACGCAGTAACTACTTCGCCAACGCCACCTATCCTGGGTACTAAATATTTATACACTACACTGCACACTGCTGCGCTGAATGACGGTAAGGATTATTATGTGCATGTACGCAGCCAGTGCAACAGCCTGGGTGTAGCAGGTACATCGGACTGGGGTACCGCATCATTTAAAACTTTCCCTGTGTCAGTTGGCACTGCCGGCAACAAAGATTTCAATGTTGCCTTGTCGCCAAACCCCGCACGCACGCAAGTGACTGTTACGGTAAATGGCAGCATGGGTAACAATAGCCTGGAGATAACAGATATATCGGGTAAGGTATTGATAGAGATGAAAAATGTTTCTAACGCTGTTGTAGTTAACACAAGCAGCCTTGCGCCGGGTGTTTATCTTCTTAAATACAAAGACAGTATTCATTCGCAAGTATCGCAACTTGTAAAAGAATAG
- a CDS encoding fibronectin type III domain-containing protein, with translation MKHVCSILLMLACWITGSAQTTINTTIGSTGYSGNTSTSTNSFVTFVVENNSGGPILLTDVGSQSSTSFNGVTATLWYSSTSLSGTVGTLANPTWTQVSSATISGITSTGVNPFITGMTFLIPNGAVYRFALNVNTVSIQYSSGTPTPNNFTANGVSLYTGNYQISSQNVGYVLTITPRYFTGFITFAPAGPPCPSPGSLAATNITSTTADLSWSAVSGSVGYEYIVDQNATVTSPFTVTATTLTSFNKTGLLPSTNYYLHVRNKCSANNPSPWVDYSFTTLPPCKPPIKFHVTNLAPNATTINWDPWLSALTYDYIVDKSRNDPTSSTGLKNIATTLDNIGGLSENTWYYVHIRSKCAAGEISNWSLDSFLTPIPCRAPVIKIDHINTDEAVAHWEGIPTAHDYEYAITTSPAPPALGTKYGYTAVHTSALYDGKDYYIHVRSQCNSLGIEGLSDWGTASFKTFPVSVGNTTTADFGLTLHPNPAQSQVTLSLSGSPGVSAKVEITDLSGRVAKEQAVTATKMIINTSDLAPGVYLVKYADDTRNAVARMIKR, from the coding sequence ATGAAACACGTTTGCTCTATCTTGCTGATGCTTGCCTGTTGGATAACAGGAAGCGCACAAACAACGATCAACACGACCATTGGCAGTACCGGCTACAGCGGTAACACGTCAACGTCTACCAACAGCTTTGTAACGTTCGTTGTTGAAAACAATAGCGGCGGGCCGATCTTGCTCACGGATGTCGGCAGCCAGTCGAGTACCAGCTTCAATGGTGTAACTGCTACGCTGTGGTATAGTTCTACTTCACTAAGCGGCACAGTCGGCACGCTTGCAAATCCAACATGGACACAAGTATCGTCCGCCACAATCAGTGGTATCACTTCTACCGGTGTCAATCCTTTCATTACAGGTATGACCTTCCTTATTCCCAACGGAGCAGTTTACCGTTTTGCATTAAACGTAAATACCGTGTCAATTCAATATAGCAGCGGTACGCCGACACCCAACAATTTTACAGCGAATGGAGTGAGCTTATATACCGGCAACTACCAGATTAGCTCACAGAATGTTGGCTATGTTCTGACCATCACACCCAGGTACTTTACTGGTTTCATTACGTTTGCGCCAGCAGGTCCGCCATGTCCGTCGCCTGGCAGTCTTGCGGCAACCAATATCACATCAACTACTGCTGATCTTAGCTGGAGTGCTGTTTCAGGCTCTGTGGGTTATGAGTACATAGTAGATCAGAACGCAACGGTTACTTCTCCTTTTACGGTAACGGCTACTACACTTACCAGTTTCAATAAAACAGGCTTGCTACCGTCCACCAACTATTACCTGCATGTGCGCAATAAATGTAGTGCCAACAATCCGTCGCCATGGGTAGACTATTCGTTCACTACACTACCGCCTTGTAAGCCACCTATCAAATTTCATGTAACCAATCTTGCGCCAAACGCTACGACTATTAATTGGGACCCGTGGCTCTCGGCGCTTACATACGATTATATCGTCGACAAGTCGCGCAATGATCCTACGTCCTCTACCGGTTTAAAGAATATTGCAACAACGCTTGATAATATAGGTGGGCTTTCGGAGAATACCTGGTACTATGTGCATATCCGTTCCAAATGTGCAGCCGGCGAGATATCCAATTGGTCACTCGATTCGTTTTTGACACCGATACCTTGCAGGGCGCCGGTTATTAAGATCGATCATATCAATACAGACGAAGCAGTGGCGCACTGGGAGGGAATTCCTACGGCGCACGATTATGAATATGCGATCACGACTTCGCCAGCGCCTCCTGCACTAGGTACTAAATATGGATATACTGCCGTGCACACATCTGCTCTGTACGACGGCAAGGATTATTACATACATGTGCGCAGTCAATGCAATAGCCTCGGCATAGAAGGTCTTTCTGATTGGGGTACTGCATCGTTCAAAACTTTTCCAGTGTCTGTAGGTAACACTACAACAGCAGATTTTGGTCTTACGTTACATCCCAACCCGGCGCAATCGCAGGTAACGTTGTCGCTTAGCGGCTCGCCAGGTGTCTCTGCAAAAGTTGAGATCACCGATTTGTCGGGCCGGGTAGCTAAAGAGCAGGCGGTTACTGCAACAAAGATGATCATCAATACTTCTGATCTGGCGCCGGGTGTGTACTTGGTAAAATATGCAGATGATACCCGCAACGCGGTGGCGAGAATGATAAAACGCTAA
- a CDS encoding T9SS type A sorting domain-containing protein has product MEKKILLICFHLLFLLAGVATAQPPQYSTPQGSSNNIYPFGSTTSNNKVQWLYQPSDFTIQPPTGQITKIYFKTWSGSYSATYSNFTIRIGMTSLTGLPTTNVFVTGLATAYQVTSHVVPTTAAYTWFSVTLQNPIPYTTGTNFIVEIEHNGMSGTITANCQGTMSTTRRIWGNYGATTGTGNATSSFGDLGLDIQTGPPCPGPGSLNATNITSTTALLSWGAVSGSVGYDYIIDQNATVPYPNTPTTVTTTSVNATGLTPSTNYYLHVRNLCSPTNPSPWVDYAFTTLPPCKPPVGFKMTNLLPTSGTINWNPWASALDYDYLVDLSRNDPTSTTGLKNITTTADNLSNLQENTWYYVHIRSKCIGGEISNWLLDSFLTPIPCRAPKIKISHLNTDHAVAYWDPVPTATEYEYALTSSPTPPALGTKYPYTSMQTSSLEDGKDYYIHVRSHCISVGVSGISDWETASFKTWPTDINNLTGERFSVTAFPNPVKNVLTLQVGGNRSGDASLLVTDVAGKIVRTVNVLANKTDIDMTGLPSGVYILRYTDAAHAETLRINKN; this is encoded by the coding sequence ATGGAGAAAAAAATTCTACTCATTTGTTTCCACCTGCTCTTCCTATTAGCAGGTGTAGCCACCGCCCAACCGCCTCAATATTCAACCCCTCAAGGGTCTTCTAACAACATTTACCCTTTCGGGTCGACGACCAGTAATAACAAGGTGCAGTGGTTGTATCAGCCGAGCGACTTTACTATACAGCCGCCAACGGGTCAGATCACCAAAATATATTTTAAAACCTGGAGTGGGTCGTACTCGGCCACGTATAGCAACTTTACTATCCGTATTGGTATGACCAGCCTTACGGGTCTGCCCACAACCAATGTTTTTGTAACTGGACTTGCTACTGCTTACCAGGTAACATCGCATGTAGTGCCTACTACTGCAGCGTACACCTGGTTTAGCGTTACGCTGCAGAACCCGATTCCGTATACTACTGGTACCAATTTCATAGTAGAAATTGAGCACAATGGTATGAGTGGAACGATCACTGCCAACTGCCAGGGAACTATGTCTACCACCCGTCGTATATGGGGTAACTATGGTGCAACAACAGGTACCGGTAATGCCACATCTTCTTTCGGCGACCTCGGTCTTGATATCCAGACAGGTCCTCCTTGTCCCGGCCCAGGTAGTCTGAATGCAACTAACATTACATCTACCACTGCTCTGTTAAGCTGGGGTGCTGTATCTGGTTCAGTGGGCTATGATTATATCATCGATCAGAATGCTACCGTACCATATCCAAACACGCCTACCACTGTTACAACTACCAGTGTAAATGCTACCGGTCTTACTCCATCAACAAACTACTACCTGCACGTACGCAATCTTTGCAGCCCAACTAATCCATCTCCATGGGTAGACTATGCTTTTACTACGCTGCCTCCGTGTAAACCGCCTGTAGGTTTTAAAATGACTAATCTTCTGCCCACATCCGGCACCATCAACTGGAATCCATGGGCTTCAGCACTTGATTACGACTACCTGGTTGACCTGAGTCGAAACGATCCTACCAGCACCACTGGTCTTAAGAATATTACTACTACAGCCGATAACCTAAGTAACCTGCAGGAGAACACCTGGTATTATGTGCACATCAGGTCTAAATGTATTGGTGGCGAGATATCTAACTGGTTGCTGGATTCATTCCTGACACCTATACCTTGTCGTGCGCCAAAGATCAAAATAAGCCACCTGAATACTGATCATGCTGTGGCATACTGGGATCCGGTGCCGACGGCTACAGAGTACGAATATGCGCTGACCAGTTCGCCAACGCCACCGGCATTAGGTACAAAATATCCTTATACCAGCATGCAGACCTCGTCGCTTGAGGATGGTAAAGACTATTACATTCATGTACGCAGCCATTGCATCAGCGTAGGTGTTAGCGGTATCTCCGATTGGGAAACAGCATCGTTTAAAACCTGGCCTACAGATATAAATAACCTGACTGGCGAAAGGTTCTCTGTAACGGCGTTCCCTAACCCGGTAAAGAACGTATTGACCCTGCAGGTAGGCGGCAACAGGAGTGGCGATGCCTCACTGCTGGTGACTGATGTAGCCGGCAAAATAGTACGCACTGTCAATGTCCTCGCCAACAAAACGGATATCGATATGACTGGTTTGCCTTCGGGAGTGTACATTTTGAGGTATACCGATGCGGCACATGCAGAAACCTTAAGGATCAATAAGAACTAA
- a CDS encoding T9SS type A sorting domain-containing protein: protein MKRILLFSFLLACSFAGMSQTNIALTATAAHNGGGVTTYGPQNYNDGIITAAPATTPWGWLNTGGWIEYTWPTVQSGITKVKFWKADRPMGSCTIQYWDGTSYITVQTYSTPLTNFVDSVVFAVPITTTRLRFDLVNGSSNPNHREIEVFAGPPCPGPTNLSVTNILSTSATVSWTGVSGSFGYEYFVDQNPSPVWPYTTTPTTNTTANVTGLQAGTNYYLHVFNKCSAINFSPWQNFSFTTLPPCLPPVGFNTTNLTPTTGTINWNVWPSAITYDYLVDQNRNDPTSTTGLQNIATTSDNIAGLQENKWYYVHIRSKCAAGEMSNWSLDSFLTPIPCRPPTLNIQNIDVDHAVAYWDAVPTATQYEYALTSSPTPPALGTKYPYTSIQASSLNDGKDYYIHVRSYCTSVGVDGVSDWATASFKTWPVNVNNLNSAAVNVHAFPNPVKGIVTIQVKGNRSGTASILVTDMAGKTVRTANVSSEKTDIDMSTLPGGIYLVKYTDQQNSEVIRVTKQ from the coding sequence ATGAAAAGAATTTTATTGTTCTCTTTTCTATTGGCGTGTTCGTTTGCAGGCATGTCGCAAACAAATATCGCACTTACTGCCACCGCTGCGCATAACGGCGGCGGCGTTACTACGTACGGCCCTCAGAATTACAACGATGGTATCATCACAGCAGCGCCTGCTACCACGCCCTGGGGCTGGCTTAACACCGGCGGCTGGATAGAGTATACCTGGCCAACCGTACAAAGCGGTATTACCAAAGTGAAATTCTGGAAAGCCGACAGGCCCATGGGATCTTGTACAATTCAATATTGGGATGGCACATCGTATATAACCGTACAAACTTATTCGACGCCGCTTACCAATTTTGTCGATTCTGTTGTATTCGCTGTGCCCATTACTACCACAAGGTTAAGGTTTGACCTGGTGAACGGCTCTTCGAACCCTAACCACAGGGAGATAGAGGTATTTGCAGGCCCGCCATGTCCTGGTCCAACCAATCTGTCTGTAACCAACATACTCAGTACATCTGCTACAGTAAGCTGGACCGGCGTATCAGGGTCATTTGGCTACGAATATTTTGTAGACCAGAATCCCTCACCTGTGTGGCCTTATACTACTACGCCTACAACAAATACCACGGCCAATGTGACCGGCTTACAAGCAGGAACGAATTATTATTTGCACGTGTTTAATAAGTGCAGCGCTATTAACTTTTCGCCCTGGCAAAATTTTTCGTTTACAACGCTGCCGCCATGCTTACCGCCTGTCGGTTTCAACACCACCAATCTTACTCCTACAACGGGTACTATCAACTGGAATGTGTGGCCTTCAGCGATCACTTATGACTACCTCGTAGACCAGAACCGCAACGATCCGACCTCAACTACCGGTCTTCAGAATATTGCTACTACGAGCGATAATATTGCAGGCTTACAGGAGAATAAATGGTACTATGTGCACATCCGTTCTAAATGTGCTGCAGGCGAAATGTCTAACTGGTCGCTTGATTCGTTCCTGACGCCGATTCCTTGCCGTCCGCCAACGCTCAATATTCAGAATATAGATGTAGACCACGCGGTTGCCTATTGGGATGCTGTGCCTACAGCAACACAGTATGAGTACGCGCTGACCAGTTCTCCAACTCCGCCGGCATTGGGTACTAAATATCCATATACCAGCATCCAGGCGTCTTCGCTTAACGATGGCAAAGACTATTATATCCACGTTCGCAGCTATTGCACCAGCGTGGGTGTAGACGGTGTTTCAGATTGGGCTACTGCCAGCTTCAAAACATGGCCTGTAAATGTGAACAATTTGAATTCGGCTGCTGTAAACGTTCATGCTTTCCCTAACCCTGTAAAAGGTATTGTTACCATACAGGTGAAAGGCAACAGGTCGGGAACGGCTAGCATCCTGGTTACCGATATGGCCGGCAAAACAGTCCGTACTGCCAATGTAAGTTCAGAGAAAACTGATATTGACATGAGCACTCTTCCGGGTGGTATCTACCTGGTAAAATATACCGACCAGCAAAACTCAGAAGTTATACGGGTTACCAAGCAGTAA
- a CDS encoding T9SS type A sorting domain-containing protein: protein MKRSLLLSLLMLVCTAAFAQPPHYWNATYVTPTETWPFNANNQKVQILYLPGQFTLATPAPNGLITSFWVRASGNATNTLIEDLEIRMGQMTGNAFSPTTTFVTTPPMQIVRAAADLSIPTVSSNTWVEIPLDAAGFTYDNTKSLIVEISQTAVTNGFLTSFANVTTSRGIFATTGSSTGTATALRIPVGGLTVKFPCAPPSNFSASNITPTTADLSWSNQYPNVKEYEIVIDQSPLDPPNTGYQTVNPPLHIDTLVPNTCYYVHLRTNCTFGAIPDSFAQTWLLDSFCTMPVCEIPPVTIDVNKITSTTALVSWTAVPNVTKYEYAVSIDPQSPPQKGTFTTYTQVVLKGLHSNLPYFFYLRAYCSLGEPVSPWGEVQFHTAMTTGVDDLNSGDFAIDAYPNPAGNTVTILTVGRSNNAKVTIVDMTGKLVKTTSVTEDRTVVSLEGLTPGLYFVRYTDETRSEVIKLTKQ, encoded by the coding sequence ATGAAAAGATCGCTACTCTTATCCCTTTTAATGCTGGTTTGCACGGCCGCTTTTGCGCAGCCGCCACATTACTGGAATGCAACGTACGTAACTCCTACGGAAACCTGGCCATTCAATGCCAATAACCAGAAAGTGCAGATATTGTACCTGCCGGGCCAATTCACCCTTGCAACTCCTGCGCCGAACGGTCTTATTACTTCGTTCTGGGTTAGGGCATCAGGCAATGCCACGAACACGTTAATAGAGGATCTGGAGATCAGAATGGGGCAAATGACAGGCAACGCTTTCAGTCCTACCACTACCTTCGTAACGACACCGCCTATGCAAATAGTGCGTGCCGCAGCGGACTTGAGTATTCCGACTGTCTCATCCAATACTTGGGTAGAAATACCGTTGGATGCAGCTGGCTTTACTTATGATAATACTAAGTCACTCATCGTCGAAATTTCTCAGACAGCGGTAACCAATGGCTTCCTGACGAGCTTCGCAAACGTGACCACGTCTAGGGGTATATTTGCAACCACAGGTTCTTCTACTGGTACGGCAACCGCACTTAGGATACCAGTTGGTGGTCTTACGGTCAAGTTCCCATGCGCTCCTCCTTCAAATTTTAGCGCTTCTAATATTACTCCTACGACTGCTGATTTGAGTTGGTCAAACCAATACCCCAATGTAAAAGAATATGAAATTGTGATCGATCAGTCTCCGCTGGATCCTCCCAACACTGGTTACCAGACAGTTAATCCTCCTCTGCACATAGATACGTTGGTGCCTAATACATGTTATTATGTTCACCTGAGGACTAATTGCACCTTTGGCGCCATCCCTGATTCTTTTGCACAAACCTGGTTGCTGGATTCATTCTGTACCATGCCAGTGTGTGAGATCCCGCCGGTAACTATCGACGTGAACAAGATCACTTCGACAACGGCGCTTGTATCATGGACAGCCGTACCTAACGTAACAAAGTATGAGTATGCAGTCAGCATCGATCCCCAGTCGCCTCCTCAAAAAGGTACATTCACAACCTATACACAGGTTGTACTGAAAGGTCTGCACAGCAACCTGCCATATTTCTTCTACCTGCGCGCTTACTGCTCCCTGGGCGAGCCAGTATCTCCGTGGGGCGAGGTTCAGTTCCATACAGCCATGACTACCGGGGTGGATGATCTGAACTCTGGCGATTTCGCGATCGACGCGTATCCCAATCCTGCTGGCAATACGGTAACTATCCTTACTGTAGGCCGCAGCAACAATGCGAAGGTTACTATAGTGGATATGACTGGTAAGCTGGTGAAAACAACTAGCGTAACTGAAGACCGCACAGTGGTAAGCCTGGAAGGCCTGACTCCTGGTCTGTACTTCGTTCGCTACACAGACGAAACACGCAGCGAGGTTATCAAGCTGACCAAACAATAA
- the metK gene encoding methionine adenosyltransferase yields the protein MPYLFTSESVSEGHPDKVADQISDALVDNFLAWDPTAKIACETLVTTGQVVLAGEVKCNTYIDVQTIAREVITKIGYTKSEYMFEANSCGVLSAIHEQSPDINQGVDKKKKEEQGAGDQGMMFGYATNETANYMPLALDMAHLLLRELSLIRREGKQMKYLRPDAKSQVTLEYNDDNKPVRIDTVVISTQHDDFDTEKKMQERISKDVQSILIPRVIKVYPQYKHLFNKQIKYHINPTGKFVIGGPHGDTGLTGRKIIVDTYGGKGAHGGGAFSGKDPSKVDRSAAYATRHIAKNLVAAGVCDEALVQVSYAIGVAKPMGVYVNTYGTAKVKMTDGQIAKIVEQVFDMRPYFIEQRLKLRQPMYSECAAYGHMGREPQTVTKTFKSADGKTKNVKVELFTWEKLDHVDKVKKAFKLK from the coding sequence ATGCCTTATTTATTCACTTCAGAGTCCGTGTCAGAAGGTCATCCTGACAAAGTAGCGGACCAGATATCTGATGCCCTTGTTGATAATTTCCTGGCCTGGGACCCAACTGCAAAGATCGCTTGTGAAACGCTTGTAACTACGGGACAAGTAGTACTGGCCGGTGAAGTAAAATGTAATACTTATATAGATGTTCAAACTATCGCTCGCGAGGTAATTACTAAGATCGGTTATACCAAGAGCGAATACATGTTCGAAGCTAACTCGTGCGGCGTGCTTTCTGCTATACACGAGCAATCTCCTGATATCAACCAGGGTGTTGATAAGAAGAAGAAAGAAGAACAAGGCGCTGGCGACCAGGGTATGATGTTTGGCTATGCTACAAACGAAACTGCCAACTACATGCCGTTGGCCCTGGATATGGCACACCTGCTGCTCCGCGAGCTTTCTTTGATCCGTCGCGAAGGCAAGCAAATGAAGTACCTGCGTCCTGATGCTAAGAGTCAGGTAACGCTTGAGTATAACGATGATAACAAACCTGTACGTATCGATACAGTCGTTATCTCTACACAGCACGATGATTTCGATACTGAGAAAAAAATGCAGGAGCGCATCTCTAAAGATGTACAGTCGATCCTGATCCCTCGGGTTATCAAGGTTTATCCTCAGTACAAGCACCTGTTCAACAAACAGATAAAATACCACATCAACCCAACTGGTAAGTTCGTTATCGGTGGTCCACACGGCGATACTGGCCTTACAGGCCGCAAGATCATCGTTGATACTTACGGTGGTAAAGGTGCACACGGTGGTGGTGCCTTCTCTGGTAAAGATCCCAGCAAGGTTGACCGCTCGGCTGCTTACGCAACCCGCCACATTGCTAAAAACCTGGTAGCTGCCGGTGTATGCGACGAGGCACTGGTACAAGTATCATACGCTATTGGTGTTGCCAAGCCAATGGGTGTATATGTAAACACATACGGTACTGCTAAAGTAAAAATGACCGATGGCCAGATCGCTAAGATCGTTGAGCAGGTATTTGACATGCGCCCTTACTTCATAGAGCAGCGCCTGAAACTGCGCCAGCCTATGTATAGCGAGTGTGCTGCTTATGGCCACATGGGCCGCGAACCACAGACGGTTACAAAAACCTTCAAATCGGCTGATGGCAAAACCAAGAACGTGAAAGTTGAGCTGTTTACATGGGAAAAACTCGACCACGTAGACAAGGTGAAAAAAGCCTTCAAACTGAAATAG